TCTCTGCCGCCATATGCTGGGCTGGATCTGGGATGGTGGTGGGGGTTGTTCCAGTGGTAACCCAGCCTATCCTGTGGGCTGCTCCGGGCAGAGTCGGCCGAGTCCAGCCCACTGTTGCTAGGAGACTCTTTTTCCTCTCTGGTACCCTGTGGGTGGTGCTGCTTAGGTCTGGTGAGGGCGATGGGCCCgttggaggagggatggaagtcagggggaggagggggcagaGGTGAAGGATGAGGTGGAGCGTCGCGGCTACCCGGTCGGTCCATACGCAGCCCTGACCCCAGAGGGTAGACGTGGTGGAAGAGGGGGTTGACCATGGGTACCACCTCAGCCATAGAAAGAGACGGCTGTGGACCGTGGGGACCATGGGGGTGGGGATGGTGGACCAGGGGTCTCAGGGAGTCAGAGCCCAGGTAGGAGATGGCGTTGTTGATAGCCTGGTCCATCATGTGAGCCTGCATCAGCTCTGCCTCCTTCTCATACTTCAGACCCATCTCATAGCTCAGCTCCGGGTAACTATAACGCATCATCTTCTCACCTGCAGAGCACAGCTTGCATATTACCACAATGAAACTCACTTATGCATAAGCTCACTGTAAGAGAAACTGTCCGGTCGAATGACACCATTGGATAGTACAGAATACATACAATTGTAAGTCTATAGAATATGAAAGAGTGCCTTAATTTTGTGTGCGTGTCTAacctttccattttttaataagcTAAACACTATCAAAGTTCTGTTGTTTTCATCTTATTGTATTGTCTCTTGTGTTGTTTAATAGTGGAAAGCCCCATCCATCTGAATGCACTGTTTAACCCCTCCAGATCAGGGATGCGGTGAGCTGTTTTGCTCTTCTCTCGATAAGAGCTATTGCAGAGATACAGGTGTAACAAACCACAGAGTGAAAACATGTCCTCGTCTCTCTCATccgctctctgtgtctcgcttGATCTTTTCCTCTATCTAATAGAGCAGTaaataataaaaaacaaatatttgTCTTCCGCGCTAATATGCAAAAATTGGCGGTTATATGCCAACAAAATGTTTGCAACACCGTAACAATTGTTTCTTAAtacaaaacaaatatatttttcaaatgtATGTATGAAAAAATGATCAAAATGTTAAGATGAAAAATGAAAAAGATTGAGACATATTCAGAGTGGAACAACCAGATCTGAAAAGTGGAATATACATTAATAAAACTAAAGTGTGCAGTATGTGAATAGTGTCTTCATTTCTACCATTAAGTCAAGGTCATCTGTTAGATGCAAAACAACAGCATCATGTTTCAATGTACCTCTGCCCAGGCACGCAATTCAATTCCTTTTTTGCATGTATACACTCATTCTGTTGCAGTGACTGTATGTTGAACTGAACATAACAaataaagagttaatactgtaaACTGAATTTAATCCAACAGAACAGGTCAAATTCAATCCCAAAATGGGATTAAATAAATACGCTACTGATACCGTTAATACCATAATTATGAAAATTACAAATTAGTTATTGTCCTTTTATATACAATAATTATCTAAGCTACAATTAATAATTGTGAGTTATTGATCCTTATGGTGAACACATTATGGTGCTCCCAGACAGGAAGTGATATAATGATGCTTACCCACAAACTTCTGTGGAGTGgtactcttcctcttccctacGTTACTCTGCAGTTTCTCAATGACAGGTGGCCGGTTTAATGTTGCCATGGCAGCGGCCTCCGCCAGGGGCCTCTGCTCTTTAGGGACCTCACCTGGGTGTCAGGGGTCAGAgcatgagagtgtgtgagaggtcTGCACCAAGGCTTgtaggtagtactgtagtactgtaggtggCTGGTGTGTAAAAGTAACATAAGTAGAGTTCACAGGATACTCACACAAACCATAaaaaggaaggaggaagagaaaatAAAAGTATCTTTAATTTAACTTCATACCTAAATTATAAATGATTAAAGGTTAAAGTGCAAGGTGTAAAAAAGGTGCCAAAGAGAAAGCAAATGTTTCTGAGTCCATACCATCAACAGAGATACCATATAGCAGGTCTCTGTACCAGAGCAGGACATTCACACTCACCTGGATAAGGCCCAGTGACGGAGGTGGGATCCATGCCAGCACTCTCAAGGTAGTTATGGCAGCGCTCTTTATGCTCCTCCAATGATGTCCTCTGTTTGTAGCTCCGCCCACAGTAGTCACACTTGTGTGGTTTACCCACTAAATTAGAGAAATGACATCAAAGGGAAAAAACTATTAATTTCATTCATTCATCAACTCACATAACAGACCAGTAACGCAATTCTATGTGAACTCTCTAGGAGGTTTTAGTAAACACATAGAACCCGTGGAGAACACAGAAACTAGAGCAGGGCTATGAGCTCATGGAGTGATAATGTTCCATTAGTGGGATCCCACACACCATCATTGCCAACCAGACAGAGAAGGTGTGGGCAGGCGAGATATACCAAAATACTCGAATACACACATTTGCCTTTCATACGCCCTGGAACAACTGGTAAAGCCTACAACTCTTCCGGGAGCCCATCACTACTACTATGGTGCACAATTCAATTGGCCTGCTGTACACAGACACAGATCCCGTAGAAGAAGGAAAATAACTCTAACGTCAGACCTAAACAACGTCTGTGTTTCTCCTCAGCAGCTGGAGGTGGGGAGTGATTCATGCTGCCAGTTCCATTCTGATGGAGTCTATGCTGGTGAGACTGTGCAAAACCTCCTCTAGCTTTCCCCTAGAGAAGATCCATACATTGATCCTTCCTTCTGTCCTGCCTTCCTTCCAATCTTACGCCATTCATTTATTAACTGTACTTCAATCATTCACTCATGAATGAATTACTCATGAATGAATTAATGCATTCACCGTGATTTGGCAACTAAAGGCTAAAACTACTGAAAAGTACAACTCTAAGTCTTCTGTAGTAGAAACAAGGCTCTGAAAGTCTTCGGGATGAGTCGTCAAGGGGGAACTGTGGTCCAGACGACACCAAGCAGTGGCCTAGACACTGGCTCAGAATAGGCGTCGTTCACATGAGAAAATGTTCTAGTACCAGAGGTGACACCAGTTACTAGAAACTACCTGACCTGTTACTGTGGGAATAACATGTTTCAGTCTGACAAGTACTTAAAAAGTAAGACACAGATAAGCTTATGTAACATTTCATTAAGTCTATGGGAATTGATTGGAAATATTGGTGAGTGTGTGAACGTCTGGCTTACATTTTTTCAAGCTGATCTCAAATGACAGTATAGGTTACTTGTCTTAATGTAATTTTGTGGCCTGTGAATACCAATTGGTTTAGTGCATTTGAAACTGTGGTTCATGAGTAAGCTTTAAACTAGCAATGGCATTATCATGTAATTAACAGGTcataatcatcatcattacaGAACACTTGCTTTATTTTACTTGAGTCTCTCCATATGTAGCCTAATACAATGTCCTTGTAATTGAAAAACACCCTGAACTGTCTGTCTGCTCCAATGATATTGGCCACAGCACCTGCTAACTGTAGCCAGCCGGATGGGCAGTGACACTTTCATATTGGaataggccacacacacacacacacacacacacacacacacacacacacacacacacacacacacacacacacacacacacacacacacacacacacacacacacacacacacacacacacacacacacacacacacacacacacacattttatgcTATTACTCATTTACAAAACCTCCAGCCATTTGCAGATGTTGAATGTATCACAAAAATCCCACTTTCAGCAGCTATTCTTGAACATGCAAAtagcctcatctctctctgccttcagATACAGTTGGCTGCATCCAGTTGGGTGATAAACAGGAACCTCTCCCTGAAACGTATTGTTGTCTCATGTAATGTCAAAATGAGTGAGCCCATCACTCTTAATGTAGCATCTAAAACACCTTCAGGATGAACCATTTGCACATATTTGAACAGCAATTAAAAGAATAACTTGATATTCATATTTAACAATGTGTTTGGGAGGGGTTCAGATACAACACAGTCCATGTAGTGCCACTCTGTGTCTTGACAGGGAAAGTATACTCTTGTCTTGCCCCTCGGATTGCACAATACATCAAAGCATTCacctgtcgctgtctctctctctgtttctctgtctctctccccacaccTAACCTCCCTCTCTTGTCACTCCACCTGTTTCCTGGCAGTGTGCCAGGggcagggagatggagggagagaggcagagagagagaggtgaaaggagAAGAGGCCTTTCATCTAGAGAACGCCATTCCAACCAACTCCCTACGCCACAGAAGAGTTCCTAACATTCCTTTCAACCCTCAGGTAGTGTAACATTCCTTTCAAACCTCAGGTAGTGTAACATTCTTTTCAACCCTCAGGTAGTGTAACATTCCTTTCAACCCTCAGGTAGTGTAACAATCTTTTCAACCCTCAGGTAGTGTAACATTCCTTTCAACCCTCAGGTAGTGTAACATTCTTTTCAACCCTCAGGTAGTGTAACATTCCTTTCAACCCTCAGGTAGTGTAACATTCCTTTCAACCCTCAGGTAGTGTAACATTCCATTCAACCCTCAGGTAGTGTAACATTTCATTCAACCCTCAGGTAGTGTAACATTCCATTCAACCCTCCAGTAGTGTAACATTCCGTTCAACTCTCAGGTAGTGTAACATTCCATTCAACTCTCAGGTAGTGTAACATTCCATTCAACCCTCAGGTAGTGTAACATTCCATTCAACTCTCAGGTAGTGTAACATTCCATTCAACCCTCAGGTAGTGTAACATTCCGTTCAACTCTCAGGTAGTGTAACATTCCATTCAACTCTCAGGTAGTGTAACATTCCATTCAACTCTCAGGTAGTGTAACATTCCATTCAACCCTCAGGTAGTGTAACATTCCATTCAACTCTCAGGTAGTGTAACATTCCATTCAACTCTCAGGTAGTGTAACATTCCATTCAACCCTCAGGTAGTGTAACATTCCATTCAACCCTCAGGTAGTGTAACATTCCTTTCAACCCTCAGGTAGTGTAACATTCCATTCAACCCTCAGGTAGTGTAACATCCCATTAAACTCTCAGGTAGTGTAACATTCCATTCAACCCTCAGGTAGTGTAACACTCCATTCAACCCTCAGGTAGTGTAACATTCCTTTCAACTCTCAGGCAGTGTAACATTCCATTCAACCCTCAGGTAGTGTAACATTCCATTCAACTCTCAGGTAGTGTAACATTCCATTCAACTCTCAGGTAGTGTAGTATAGGCAGGCTGAGGGAATTCATACAGCACTACTACATACTATAGCACTGCATAGGGAACTACAGTACACCTAAATGTGCCATCTACACTGACTGGAGGAGGGTAAATAATCAATTTAGCCTAacaaaacaggaagtgaaaatttaAAAAAGATCAAAAGAGAAAAAAACGAGACATGTAAAGAGTGTTTGAGAGCATtgacagaaaaggagagagagatacaaagggctctattttaacGAACTTAACGCAATGGTAAATCTGGTAGCGCTATAGGTTTgggggtgtgtcagaaatatttgtTCTATTTTCACAACCAGAATTATGTGCGCAGTAGCTGGCGATGGCGTGAAAGAGCTGGGTTTTGATTAATAAAAATGATGCGGGTATGTCGAGGGTTGACACCTCAATGGCCAATAAGAATATGCTCCATGGttaaatatgtggttgcttcaagttgtcTATTTATGGTTTTCATGTAATTGCATTGTACTCAACTCCAATTTTGATTGTTAGTCCATTATAGCCTAGTTCGTTAAATAGCCCGACCCATATCTGCTAAATATGTTAAACATGCTAAATATGTTGAACACAGACAAGCCAACTTAAACTATGGATGGTTTTACGCACATCCAAACTTTTCAAAGGCGCTGGACAAAGATCCAATATGAAGAGAAAGGGGGAATGTCCACTCACCATTATAATGCTACCAAATGAACATTTTacaaacaccatggaaccatctTACAGATCATATTTGCACTTCTCCATAAATAGCAGACAAAATTGCATTGCATTCGagccatgtacagtgccttcagaacatatttacaccccttgactttttccacattttgttgagttacagcctgaatttaaaatggattcaatttagattttgtttcactggcctacacacaataccccataatgtcaaattggAATTAAGTTTAAACCCCTAAGTAAAATACTGAgtaaaagcacctttggcagctattgagtctttctgggtaaatctctgagctttccatacctggattgtgtaacatttacacatgattattttcataattcttcaagctctgtcaaattggttgttgatcattcctAGATAACAACTTTCAGTTCTTGCCagagattttcaagtagatttaagacaaaactgtaactcagccactcaggaacattcactgtctgtttggttagcaactccagtgtagatttggcattatgttttaggttattgttctgctgaaaggtgaattcatctcctagtgtttggtggaaagcagacttaaccaggttttcctctaggattttgcctgtgctaatctccattccgtttctttttcatcctgaaaaacacCCCAGtctttaacgattacaagcatacccataacatgatgcagccatcactatgcttgaaaatatggagagtgttactcagtaatgtgttgtattgaatttaccccaaacacaacactttgtattcaggacaaaaatcaaatttctttgccacatttttttgtagtattacttttgtgccttgtgtcaaacaggatgcatgttttggaatattttttattctgtacaggcttccttcttttcactctgcaaattaggttagtattgtggagtaacgacACTCCTAGAAAAAAAGGCACAATCTAGACCCTAAAAGGGTTACAGAACCCTttgaaccctttgaagaaccctttttggttccaggtagaacccttttcggttcaatgtagaaccctttacacagagggttctacatggaacgaaaagggttatcctatggggacagccaaagtcaccaatggcctcatggtgaaatccctgagttaggaagtatgcctgtatctttgtagtgaaaaGTAGACATTgattatccctttgagcatggtaaagttattaattacactttggattgtATATCAACACACCTTGTCACTACAACGATACAGGCgtacttcctaactcagttgccggagaggaaggaaaccactcagggatttcaccatgaggccaatggtgaataTAAAACAGtttcagagtttaatggctgtgaaaagagaaaactgaggatggatcaacaacattgtagttactcaacaatactaaccgaaatgacagagtggaaagaagaaagcctgtacagaattaaaatataatcaaaacatgcatcctgtttgcaatatggCACTAAGgttaaactgcaaaaaatgtggcaaagaaatgaactttactaagtgttatgtttggggcaaatccaagacatcacatcactgagtaccactctttatactgtcaagcatggtggtgactgcatcatgttatgggtatacttgtcatcggcaagaactagggagttttttttaaataaaaagaaaactgaatagagctaagcacaggaaaaatcagATAGGAAaatctgcttcagtctgctttcgaaaagacactgggagacaaatttacctttcagcaggacaataacataaaacacaaggccaaatatacactgcagTTCCTTAcgaagacgacattgaatgttcctgagtggccgagttacagttgtgccttaaatcgtcttgaaaagttatggcaagacttgaaaatggctgtctcttCTCTTGAACTTGATAGAGcttgattttttttaattttaaataaTGTGTTTTTATTGTAAAATCCACGTATGCAAAGCTCTGAGAaaattacccagaaagactcacagctgtaatcgctgccaaaggtgattctaacatgaaatgattcaggggtgtgaataattatgtaaatttgatatttctgtatttcatttccaatacatttgcaaaaatgtctaaaaacaagtTTTCAGTTTATCATTATCGGCTGCACTGTTGGATCTAGGAACATGAGTATTacacccgctataacatctgctaaatatgtgtatgtgaccaataacattttatttgaagaCGGGGGAGATTTTTTTGTagccattttgaattcagactctAACACAACatcatgtggaataagtcaagaggtatgaacactttctgatggcactgtatATTCTCAACATAAGTTTGGTTTTtaaaaccttttactgcagtgggctaaatcaaggTCACACAGAGTGCTTCTTGGTCGTCTTAAACAAAttaaaagtatacacctcacacacatggttatgggattTAAAATAAAGACAGTTGTACCATGTcagaaataatacttttttttatttaacctttaactaggcaagtcagttaagaacaaattcttatttacaatgacagcctaggaacagtgggttaactgccttgttcgggggcagagtgacatatttttaccttgtcagctcagggagttgatctagcaacctttcagttactggcccaatgctctaaccactaggctacctgctgcaaaTAGAGTTGAAATGTGCTACATTTTGACTTTGCATCCCAATAGGacactttatatatatatcacagaaaactgaaatataacaaaatcaTTTGACATAGAAAAACTGGATTTTCTGCATAAAATAAATGAatcatgtttattaattatgaaactaTGAAAAAGTATTAATAaaattccacccatgaggccactaggtcatttgactgcaggaaaggggaaCTCCAATTTTAAGGAAAAACAATCAATAGTCATTTTTAACAACAGCAATATTTCTAAGTAGGATCGGGTCAGAAGCAGGATTTATTAAATCTCTCGTTCCATGAGCATAAAGCAATGTGTGCACACTGTAGGCCTAATGGCTCTTCCCCTGGAGCCATGAATGTTTGTCCTATCCATTGAAGATAGTGTATTAAATAGTATACAGTAGCTACTACAATAGGCCTAGTTATAACAAACATGTAGCCTCGCCGATGTGGTTGTTTTTACTGGCTTCAACATGgaaatacaggtaactgccaaaataatggaaacacttgagtaaatgagggatacgaagtatattgaaagcaggtgcttccacacaggaatggttcctgagttaattaagcaattaatgTCCCATTATTCTtggggtcatgtataaaaatgctgtgcaggccattattttggctaccatggctattccCCCATacaatgacaatgcccccatccaaagggcatgagtggtcactgaatggtttgatgagcaggaagacaatgtaaaccatatgccatggccaactcagtcaccagatctcaacctaaTTGACCACTTATGGGAGATTCCTGATTTGAACGGGTGAGACGGTGTTTCcatccaccatcaacaaaacaccaaatgatggtactttctcgtggaagaatggtgtcgcatccctccgatagagttccagacacttgtagaatctatgccaaggtgcattgaagctgctCTTGGTGACACAATGCCCTAATAagacacagccttattctaaaatagataaaatattttttttcgctcataaatctacacacaacaggttgttggaaatgttttcaaatgtattaaaaatgtaaaacaggaacagggaggtgaccaagaacccgatggctactctgacagagctccagagttcctctgtggagatggtagaacgttccagaaggataaccatcaatgcagc
The Salvelinus fontinalis isolate EN_2023a chromosome 23, ASM2944872v1, whole genome shotgun sequence genome window above contains:
- the ikzf2 gene encoding zinc finger protein Helios — encoded protein: METEATDGYSASNGDCSPRKTENSRMLVDLSANTPNVQQPQGPYSPTEHTIKQEEETEDERDRRTTAEDMGQSGEEESGLEEPMIDSPNNLQDGVPGSDGSCDPGTRLPNGDRSFQCNQCGVSFTQKGNLLRHIKLHTGEKPFKCPFCSYACRRRDALTGHLRTHSVGKPHKCDYCGRSYKQRTSLEEHKERCHNYLESAGMDPTSVTGPYPGEVPKEQRPLAEAAAMATLNRPPVIEKLQSNVGKRKSTTPQKFVGEKMMRYSYPELSYEMGLKYEKEAELMQAHMMDQAINNAISYLGSDSLRPLVHHPHPHGPHGPQPSLSMAEVVPMVNPLFHHVYPLGSGLRMDRPGSRDAPPHPSPLPPPPPDFHPSSNGPIALTRPKQHHPQGTREEKESPSNSGLDSADSARSSPQDRLGYHWNNPHHHPRSSPAYGGREEGRGGAEVAQGRAAERPISREGVRVFGREGRKMRVFQCEHCRILFLDHVMYTIHMGCHGYRDPLECNICGHRSKDRYEFSSHIVRGEHTFN